One Mycobacterium sp. SMC-4 DNA window includes the following coding sequences:
- a CDS encoding DUF4190 domain-containing protein: MTSSDDDARRMGSSETPDGGSEPPPAGYEPPSIEQSASWPPPQDYPPPPAYGAPPAGYGTGADYPAGGYPPPPPGFPPAYGDPSAAPPYPDAGYGGPYPPPPYGSAPGGYPPPMGYPGADWGYGPPPPEGTNKLAIGSLAASIVGVCCGIGSIIGIVLGIIALNQIKQSRQAGHALAVAGIAVGVVTLVLSVMWSLTVLASGT; encoded by the coding sequence ATGACAAGTTCGGACGACGACGCACGTCGAATGGGCTCCTCCGAAACACCTGACGGCGGGTCCGAACCGCCCCCGGCCGGCTACGAGCCGCCGTCGATCGAGCAGTCCGCTTCCTGGCCCCCGCCGCAGGATTACCCGCCCCCGCCGGCCTACGGTGCCCCGCCGGCCGGCTACGGCACCGGTGCGGACTACCCGGCAGGCGGCTATCCGCCGCCCCCGCCGGGATTCCCGCCGGCCTACGGCGATCCGAGCGCTGCGCCGCCGTATCCCGACGCCGGATACGGCGGGCCCTACCCACCTCCGCCATACGGCAGCGCGCCCGGCGGCTACCCACCGCCGATGGGCTATCCGGGCGCGGACTGGGGTTACGGACCGCCGCCGCCGGAAGGCACCAACAAACTGGCGATCGGATCGCTGGCCGCGTCCATCGTCGGTGTCTGCTGCGGTATCGGCTCGATCATCGGCATCGTGCTCGGCATCATCGCGCTCAACCAGATCAAACAGTCACGACAGGCCGGGCACGCTCTTGCCGTGGCCGGCATCGCCGTCGGTGTGGTGACACTGGTGCTGTCGGTGATGTGGAGCCTGACCGTGCTCGCCTCGGGGACCTGA
- a CDS encoding DUF1003 domain-containing protein, whose amino-acid sequence MSDTSARQRLDTPRTSRYLAPRLDVEAVGRVSENIARFLGTGRYLAGQTVLVIAWILLNIGAFAWRWDPYPFILLNLAFSTQAAYAAPLILLAQNRQENRDRVALEEDRRRAQQTKADTEYLARELAALRLAVGEVATRDYLRRELDEIRDLIAELRAVDAAGRTDDASTTDPPNRHARKSR is encoded by the coding sequence ATGAGCGACACCTCGGCCCGCCAGCGCCTCGACACCCCGAGGACGTCGAGGTATCTGGCGCCCCGGCTGGACGTGGAGGCCGTCGGCCGGGTCAGCGAGAACATCGCGCGCTTCCTGGGCACCGGCCGCTACCTGGCCGGTCAGACGGTCCTGGTCATCGCGTGGATCCTGCTCAACATCGGGGCGTTCGCCTGGCGCTGGGATCCCTACCCGTTCATCCTGCTCAATCTCGCGTTCTCCACCCAGGCCGCGTATGCCGCACCACTGATCCTGCTGGCCCAGAACAGGCAGGAGAACCGCGACCGCGTCGCGCTCGAAGAGGACCGCCGCCGCGCCCAACAGACCAAGGCCGACACCGAGTACCTGGCCCGCGAACTGGCCGCCCTGCGGTTGGCCGTCGGGGAGGTCGCCACCCGCGACTACCTGCGCCGGGAGCTCGACGAGATTCGCGATCTGATCGCCGAACTGCGCGCCGTCGACGCAGCCGGACGGACCGACGACGCGAGCACAACGGATCCCCCGAACCGGCACGCCCGGAAATCCCGTTGA
- a CDS encoding CoA ester lyase, giving the protein MDNRYRPRRTCLSVPGSSVKMMDKAKTLTADEVFLDLEDAVAADAKDQAREQVAVALGQPGWAGQLRGVRVNDWTTPWTHADVIEVVARAGDHLDVVVLPKVTDVSHIHALDLLLSQLEAVHGLPAGRIAIEAQIEDAKGLTDIDAIAAAPRVQALVLGPGDLAANLNMRTLEVGEQPDGYDLGDAYHHVLMRILIAARANGIAAIDGPYVKVRDVDGFRRVAGRSAALGYDGKWVLHPDQIAAGNEIFSPRQQAYDRAELILEAYEWHTSRAGGGRGAVMLGDEMIDEASRKMALVIAEKGRAAGMQRTGERFTPPT; this is encoded by the coding sequence GTGGATAACCGGTATCGACCCCGACGGACGTGCCTGTCCGTGCCGGGCAGCAGCGTGAAGATGATGGACAAGGCCAAGACGCTGACGGCCGACGAGGTCTTCCTCGACCTTGAGGACGCGGTGGCTGCAGATGCGAAAGATCAAGCGCGCGAACAGGTTGCGGTTGCACTCGGGCAGCCGGGTTGGGCCGGTCAACTGCGTGGAGTGCGGGTCAACGACTGGACCACGCCGTGGACCCACGCCGATGTCATCGAGGTGGTGGCCCGGGCCGGCGACCACCTCGACGTGGTGGTACTGCCCAAGGTCACCGACGTCTCCCACATCCATGCGCTGGATCTGCTGTTGAGCCAGCTGGAAGCCGTTCACGGTCTGCCGGCCGGCAGGATCGCGATCGAAGCGCAGATCGAAGATGCGAAAGGGCTGACCGACATCGACGCGATCGCCGCTGCGCCGCGGGTGCAGGCATTGGTTTTGGGGCCCGGGGATCTGGCGGCGAATCTGAACATGCGCACGCTGGAGGTCGGCGAACAGCCCGACGGGTACGACCTCGGTGACGCCTACCACCACGTCCTGATGCGCATCCTCATCGCCGCCCGGGCCAACGGGATCGCCGCGATCGACGGGCCCTACGTCAAGGTGCGTGACGTCGACGGGTTCCGGCGGGTGGCTGGTCGCTCGGCCGCGCTCGGTTACGACGGCAAGTGGGTGCTGCACCCCGATCAGATCGCGGCCGGTAACGAGATCTTCAGCCCGCGCCAACAGGCCTACGACCGCGCCGAGCTCATCCTGGAGGCCTACGAGTGGCACACCTCGCGGGCCGGTGGTGGGCGTGGCGCGGTGATGCTCGGCGACGAGATGATCGACGAGGCCAGCCGCAAGATGGCGCTGGTGATCGCAGAAAAGGGTCGCGCTGCCGGCATGCAGCGCACCGGTGAGCGGTTTACGCCCCCGACGTAG
- the tatB gene encoding Sec-independent protein translocase protein TatB, producing the protein MFANVGWGEMLILVIAGLVILGPERLPGAIRWTSNALRQARDYVTGATSQLRQDLGPEFEDLREPLSELQKLRGMTPRAALTKHLLDGDDSIFTGKFDAPQASQSSPPAPKPQSGPGPTPAPAQPPAPAPGAPVPFDPDAT; encoded by the coding sequence GTGTTCGCCAACGTCGGCTGGGGGGAGATGCTGATCCTGGTGATCGCCGGATTGGTCATTCTCGGCCCGGAACGGTTGCCAGGGGCCATCCGGTGGACGTCGAACGCGCTGCGGCAGGCACGCGACTACGTCACCGGGGCCACCAGCCAGTTGCGACAGGATCTCGGCCCCGAGTTCGAGGACCTGCGCGAACCGCTCTCGGAGCTGCAGAAGCTGCGCGGCATGACTCCGCGCGCGGCGCTGACCAAACATCTGCTCGACGGGGATGATTCGATCTTCACAGGCAAGTTCGACGCCCCTCAGGCGTCTCAGTCGTCCCCGCCGGCACCGAAGCCGCAGTCCGGTCCGGGCCCGACACCCGCGCCGGCCCAGCCGCCGGCACCCGCGCCCGGTGCGCCGGTGCCGTTCGATCCCGACGCCACCTAG
- a CDS encoding lytic transglycosylase domain-containing protein, whose amino-acid sequence MPAFGVAAVLTPLVLAGAVGASAPTTLAAGDSAVLPLAAVAPPPRDLSGPTVVAVNKPPAQMRVAAATVSAPPPAAVVNAPGSLRIPSMALAAYRNAEAMMATAQPNCGVSWNLLAGIGRIESVHAYGGATDARGTAVRPIYGPALDGTLPGNEIIVESRNGNQVTYARAMGPMQFLPGTWSRYASDGDGDGKADVQNIFDASLAAARYLCSGNVNLRNQSDVIAAVLRYNNSMAYTRNVLAWAAAYATGVVPVDLPPITGSVPELATATMVAGHLNRQEGLGPGLPRNATGLPADDPLSQIPLMTRTDAASQISTNVPGFVPGQSLGPLPGPAPAPQAPPPVAPTPPAWVPPWEQTPAQPECAVFCIKDMPAAAPAPALGPVPAIAPVPGVPAGPPAPGPQPAAPVAGMPPALGPAPGPVG is encoded by the coding sequence ATGCCGGCCTTCGGAGTTGCCGCGGTGCTCACCCCACTGGTGCTGGCCGGCGCGGTCGGCGCGTCCGCCCCGACCACCCTCGCGGCCGGGGACTCGGCGGTACTGCCGCTGGCCGCGGTGGCGCCGCCACCCCGAGACCTGTCCGGACCCACCGTCGTCGCGGTCAACAAGCCGCCCGCCCAGATGCGCGTCGCGGCTGCCACCGTGTCGGCTCCGCCCCCGGCCGCGGTCGTGAATGCCCCTGGCTCACTACGCATTCCGTCCATGGCTCTGGCCGCCTACCGCAACGCCGAAGCGATGATGGCCACCGCGCAACCGAATTGCGGTGTGAGCTGGAACCTGCTGGCCGGTATCGGCCGGATCGAGTCGGTGCACGCCTACGGCGGCGCCACCGACGCCCGCGGCACCGCGGTGCGTCCGATCTACGGCCCGGCGCTCGACGGCACGCTGCCCGGTAACGAGATCATCGTGGAGAGCCGCAACGGCAACCAGGTCACCTACGCGCGCGCGATGGGGCCGATGCAGTTCCTACCGGGCACCTGGTCGCGCTACGCCTCCGACGGGGACGGCGACGGCAAGGCCGACGTGCAGAACATCTTCGACGCATCGCTGGCCGCGGCGCGCTACCTGTGCAGCGGCAACGTCAACCTGCGCAACCAGTCCGACGTGATCGCAGCGGTCCTGCGGTACAACAACTCGATGGCCTACACCCGCAACGTGTTGGCCTGGGCGGCGGCCTACGCCACCGGTGTGGTGCCCGTCGACCTGCCGCCGATCACCGGCAGCGTGCCCGAACTTGCCACCGCGACGATGGTCGCCGGTCACCTGAACCGCCAGGAGGGCCTCGGACCGGGACTGCCCCGCAACGCCACCGGCCTGCCCGCCGACGATCCGCTGTCCCAGATCCCGTTGATGACGCGCACCGACGCGGCCAGCCAGATCAGCACCAACGTGCCCGGCTTCGTCCCAGGACAGTCGCTGGGTCCGCTGCCCGGACCCGCACCCGCGCCACAGGCCCCGCCGCCCGTCGCGCCCACACCGCCCGCCTGGGTGCCGCCGTGGGAGCAGACCCCCGCCCAGCCTGAATGCGCCGTGTTCTGCATCAAGGACATGCCCGCCGCTGCGCCCGCGCCCGCCCTCGGACCGGTGCCTGCCATCGCGCCGGTGCCCGGGGTGCCCGCAGGCCCGCCGGCGCCAGGTCCGCAGCCTGCGGCGCCGGTGGCGGGGATGCCGCCCGCACTCGGACCTGCTCCCGGCCCGGTGGGCTGA
- a CDS encoding NADP-dependent malic enzyme: MVEEAAVSSPEPPSTARTPQVVVDDAEIFESHEGGKLGVELKYPLDTQRALSIAYTPGVAQVSRAIATDRTLAAKYTWAHRLVAVVSDGSAVLGLGDIGAAASLPVMEGKSALFKAFGGLDSIPIVLDTKDPDEIVETLIRLRPTFGAVNLEDISAPRCFEIERRVIEALDCPVMHDDQHGTAIVVLAALTGAATVLGRDMTGLRVVVSGAGAAGVACTNILLAKGITDVTVLDSKGIVHTGRDDLNPFKAELAERTNPAARTGGLAEALDGADMFLGLSAGVVPEELIATMAPNGIVFALSNPDPEIHPDAARKHAAVVATGRSDFPNQINNVLAFPGVFRGALDAHARRITEKMKVAAAEAIFSVIGDELAVDHIVPSALDPRVGPAVAAAVAAAAQE, translated from the coding sequence GTGGTTGAAGAAGCGGCTGTCTCCTCGCCCGAACCCCCCTCGACGGCGCGGACCCCTCAGGTCGTCGTCGACGACGCCGAGATTTTCGAGTCCCACGAGGGCGGAAAACTCGGGGTCGAGTTGAAGTATCCCCTGGATACCCAGCGCGCTCTCTCGATCGCCTACACCCCGGGTGTGGCGCAGGTCAGCCGTGCCATTGCGACGGATCGGACGCTGGCGGCGAAGTACACCTGGGCGCACCGGCTGGTGGCCGTGGTCAGCGACGGCAGCGCGGTGCTCGGCCTCGGTGACATCGGTGCCGCGGCGTCGCTTCCGGTGATGGAGGGCAAGAGCGCGCTGTTCAAGGCGTTCGGCGGGCTGGATTCCATCCCGATCGTGCTCGACACCAAGGATCCCGACGAGATCGTCGAGACGCTGATCCGGTTACGTCCGACCTTCGGTGCGGTCAACCTCGAGGACATCTCGGCGCCCCGTTGCTTCGAGATCGAGCGCCGGGTCATCGAGGCGCTGGACTGTCCGGTCATGCACGACGACCAGCACGGCACCGCCATCGTCGTGCTGGCCGCGCTGACCGGCGCCGCCACGGTGCTCGGGCGCGATATGACCGGTCTGCGAGTCGTGGTCTCGGGTGCCGGCGCCGCCGGTGTGGCATGCACCAACATCCTGCTGGCCAAGGGGATCACCGATGTCACCGTGCTCGACTCCAAGGGCATCGTGCACACCGGCCGTGACGACCTGAATCCGTTCAAGGCCGAGTTGGCCGAGCGCACCAACCCCGCGGCCCGGACGGGAGGACTCGCCGAGGCGCTCGACGGCGCCGACATGTTCCTCGGGCTGTCTGCCGGCGTGGTGCCCGAGGAGCTGATCGCGACGATGGCCCCGAACGGCATCGTGTTCGCGCTGTCGAATCCCGACCCCGAGATCCACCCCGACGCGGCGCGCAAGCATGCCGCGGTGGTCGCCACCGGCCGCAGCGACTTCCCGAACCAGATCAACAATGTGCTGGCATTCCCGGGTGTCTTCCGCGGCGCGTTGGACGCGCATGCCCGGCGCATCACCGAGAAGATGAAGGTGGCTGCGGCAGAGGCGATCTTCTCGGTCATCGGTGACGAACTGGCCGTCGACCACATCGTGCCCAGCGCTCTGGACCCGCGGGTGGGCCCCGCGGTGGCTGCCGCGGTGGCCGCAGCGGCGCAGGAGTAG
- a CDS encoding SDR family oxidoreductase codes for MEGFAGKVAVVTGAGSGIGAALALALGRSGASVAICDVDTEGLARTEEQLKALGVQVKSDRLNVTERAAFEVYAEDVVKHFGKVNQIYNNAGIAHTGDVEVTDFKDLERVFDVDYWGVVNGSKIFLPHLIASGDGHIINISSVFGLLGMPGQAAYCAAKFAVRGFTEALAQELTLAGHPVKVTCVHPGGIKTAIARNMTAAEGLDPKELAHEFDTQMARTTPEEAARVILDGVRRNKRRVLIGNDARAFEAVTRITGSGIQRILPKLLARANHRPRR; via the coding sequence ATGGAAGGCTTCGCAGGCAAGGTGGCCGTCGTGACGGGTGCCGGTTCAGGCATCGGGGCGGCACTGGCTCTGGCACTGGGCCGCTCGGGAGCATCGGTCGCGATCTGCGACGTCGACACCGAGGGCCTGGCGCGCACCGAGGAGCAGCTCAAAGCCCTTGGTGTGCAGGTCAAGTCCGACCGGCTGAACGTGACCGAGCGGGCGGCGTTCGAGGTTTACGCCGAGGATGTCGTCAAGCATTTCGGCAAGGTCAACCAGATCTACAACAACGCCGGCATCGCCCACACAGGTGACGTCGAGGTCACCGACTTCAAGGACCTGGAACGGGTTTTCGACGTCGACTACTGGGGTGTGGTCAACGGATCCAAGATCTTCCTGCCGCATCTGATCGCGTCCGGAGACGGCCACATCATCAACATCTCCAGCGTGTTCGGACTGCTCGGCATGCCCGGGCAGGCCGCGTACTGCGCGGCCAAGTTCGCGGTTCGCGGCTTCACCGAAGCGCTGGCCCAAGAGTTGACCCTGGCCGGCCACCCGGTCAAGGTCACCTGCGTGCACCCCGGTGGCATCAAGACCGCGATTGCGCGCAACATGACTGCGGCCGAAGGTCTGGACCCGAAGGAACTGGCCCACGAATTCGACACCCAGATGGCCCGGACGACGCCGGAAGAGGCCGCCCGCGTCATCCTCGACGGGGTGCGCCGCAACAAGCGCCGGGTGCTCATCGGCAACGACGCCCGGGCCTTCGAAGCCGTCACCCGGATCACCGGATCGGGCATCCAGCGCATCCTGCCCAAGCTCCTGGCGCGGGCCAATCACCGTCCTCGGCGATAA
- a CDS encoding general stress protein, protein MTSPFQPGQNRGAPPGVPVSGRGRAPGLPTPPKGWPIGSYPTYAEAQRAVDYLSDQQFPVQQVTIVGVDLMQVERVTGRLTWPKVLGGGVLTGAWLGLFIGLILGFFHPNPWSALVTGLIAGVFFGLITSAIPYAMARGTRDFSSTLQLVAGRYDVLCDPQNAERGRDLLARLHI, encoded by the coding sequence ATGACCAGCCCGTTCCAGCCAGGACAGAACCGAGGCGCGCCACCGGGCGTCCCGGTGTCCGGACGGGGTCGTGCGCCGGGCCTGCCCACGCCGCCCAAGGGGTGGCCGATCGGCTCGTATCCGACCTACGCCGAAGCTCAGCGCGCGGTGGACTACCTGTCCGATCAGCAGTTCCCCGTCCAGCAGGTCACCATCGTCGGGGTCGACCTGATGCAGGTCGAGCGGGTGACCGGGCGGCTGACCTGGCCCAAGGTGCTAGGCGGAGGTGTCCTGACCGGGGCCTGGCTGGGGTTGTTCATCGGCCTGATCCTCGGGTTCTTTCACCCCAATCCGTGGAGCGCGTTGGTCACCGGCCTGATCGCCGGGGTCTTCTTCGGTCTGATCACCTCGGCTATTCCCTATGCGATGGCCCGCGGGACAAGGGATTTCAGCTCGACACTGCAGCTGGTCGCCGGCCGCTACGATGTGCTGTGCGACCCGCAGAACGCCGAGCGCGGCCGGGACCTGTTGGCCCGGCTGCACATCTGA
- a CDS encoding magnesium transporter MgtE N-terminal domain-containing protein translates to MASVSRVYAARLSGMVVLGPDGESIGRVRDVVIGISTARQQPRVLGLVIELLSRRRIFVPILRVTAIEPGAVTLSTGNVSLRRFSQRPGEALVLGQVLETRVRVDDPDLEQLAGIEVVVVDLAIEQTRTRDWMVTKVAVRQQRRLGRRSNIYTVDWNHVHGLTPSGLAMPDQGVAQLLEQFQGQRPIEVADAIRELPAKRRYEVVKALDDERLADVLQELPEDEGITVLRQLSTQRAAEVLEAMDPDDAADLLGTMTPADAEQWLRRMDPEDSEDVRRLLSHSPDTAGGLMTSGPVVLAPDTTVAEALARVRDPDLSPALASLVFVVRPPTATPTGRYLGCVHLQRLLREPPAELVSGILDTDLPSLRPEDSLGALTRYFAAYNLVCGPVVDEQNHLLGAVSVDDVLDHLLPDDWREREAEPVIVTGEVAP, encoded by the coding sequence ATGGCGTCGGTCAGCAGGGTCTATGCGGCCCGCCTCTCGGGCATGGTGGTGCTGGGCCCCGACGGGGAATCGATCGGCCGGGTGCGCGATGTGGTCATCGGGATCAGCACCGCCCGCCAACAGCCCCGGGTGCTCGGTTTGGTCATCGAGCTACTCAGCCGCAGAAGAATTTTCGTCCCGATCCTGCGGGTGACCGCGATCGAGCCCGGCGCGGTGACGCTGTCGACCGGCAACGTGTCACTACGCCGCTTCTCCCAACGTCCCGGGGAGGCGCTGGTGCTCGGACAGGTACTGGAAACCCGTGTCCGGGTGGACGACCCCGACCTGGAACAGTTGGCCGGCATCGAGGTCGTCGTGGTGGACCTGGCCATCGAGCAGACCCGCACCCGAGACTGGATGGTGACCAAGGTCGCGGTGCGCCAGCAGCGCAGGCTGGGCCGACGCAGCAACATCTATACGGTGGACTGGAACCACGTGCACGGGCTGACCCCGTCCGGGCTGGCGATGCCCGACCAGGGGGTGGCCCAGTTGCTCGAACAGTTCCAGGGACAGCGACCCATCGAGGTGGCCGATGCGATCCGCGAGCTGCCCGCCAAGAGGCGATACGAGGTGGTCAAGGCCCTCGACGACGAACGCCTCGCCGACGTGCTCCAGGAACTGCCCGAAGACGAGGGGATCACCGTGCTGCGCCAGCTCTCGACGCAGCGCGCCGCCGAGGTGCTCGAGGCGATGGACCCCGACGACGCCGCCGACCTGCTCGGCACCATGACCCCGGCAGACGCCGAACAGTGGTTGCGCCGAATGGACCCCGAGGATTCCGAGGATGTGCGGCGCCTGCTCAGCCACTCCCCCGACACCGCGGGCGGCTTGATGACGTCCGGGCCGGTGGTGCTCGCGCCGGACACCACCGTGGCCGAAGCCCTCGCGCGGGTCCGCGACCCCGACCTCAGCCCGGCGCTGGCGTCGCTGGTGTTCGTGGTGCGGCCGCCCACGGCCACGCCGACCGGCCGTTACCTGGGGTGCGTGCACCTTCAGCGGCTGCTGCGTGAACCGCCGGCCGAACTCGTCAGCGGCATCCTCGACACCGACCTGCCCAGTCTGCGCCCCGAGGATTCCCTCGGGGCGCTCACTCGTTACTTCGCCGCCTACAACCTGGTGTGCGGTCCTGTCGTCGATGAGCAGAACCATTTGCTGGGTGCCGTCTCGGTCGATGACGTCCTCGACCACCTGTTGCCCGACGACTGGCGGGAACGCGAGGCCGAGCCGGTCATCGTGACCGGTGAGGTCGCCCCATGA
- a CDS encoding Mrp/NBP35 family ATP-binding protein encodes MSASPSDLESAVRAALTKVIDPELRRPITEIGMVKAVTAEPDGSVHVEIYLTTSACPKKTEISDQVSRAVSDVPGTGSVKVSLDVMNDEQRAELRRMLRGDSREPVIPFAQPGSLTRVYAVASGKGGVGKSSVTVNLAAAMAARGLSVGVVDADIYGHSVPRMMGTEDRPVQVDSMIVPPVAHDVRVISIAMFTQGNTPVVWRGPMLHRALQQFLADVYWGDLDVLLLDLPPGTGDIAISVAQLIPGAEILVVTTPQMAAAEVAERAGAIALQTRQRIAGVVENMVDGPVLKMFGEGGGRKVSENLSRAVGADVPLLGQVPLDPDLVSAGDSGIPLVLSAPESPAGSVLRTIADALAGRKRGLAGMSLGLDPAGR; translated from the coding sequence ATGTCTGCATCTCCGAGTGACCTGGAATCGGCGGTCCGCGCTGCGCTGACCAAGGTGATCGACCCCGAGCTTCGGCGTCCGATCACCGAGATCGGCATGGTCAAGGCCGTCACGGCAGAGCCCGACGGTTCCGTGCACGTCGAGATCTATCTGACCACGTCAGCATGCCCGAAGAAGACCGAGATCTCCGACCAGGTCAGCCGTGCCGTCAGCGACGTGCCCGGCACCGGTTCGGTCAAGGTCAGCCTCGACGTGATGAACGACGAGCAGCGCGCCGAGTTGCGCCGCATGCTGCGCGGCGACTCCCGCGAGCCCGTCATCCCGTTCGCCCAGCCCGGTTCACTCACCCGCGTGTACGCCGTCGCCAGCGGCAAGGGCGGTGTGGGCAAATCCAGCGTGACGGTCAACCTGGCCGCGGCGATGGCTGCGCGTGGTCTGTCGGTCGGCGTGGTCGATGCCGACATCTACGGTCATTCGGTTCCCCGCATGATGGGCACCGAGGACCGGCCGGTCCAGGTCGACTCGATGATCGTGCCGCCGGTGGCCCACGACGTCCGGGTGATCTCCATCGCGATGTTCACCCAGGGCAACACGCCGGTGGTGTGGCGCGGCCCGATGCTGCACCGGGCGCTGCAGCAATTCCTTGCCGACGTGTACTGGGGCGATCTCGACGTGCTGCTGCTCGACCTGCCGCCGGGCACCGGTGACATCGCGATCTCGGTGGCGCAGCTGATCCCAGGTGCGGAGATCCTGGTCGTGACCACCCCCCAGATGGCTGCCGCGGAGGTCGCCGAGCGCGCGGGCGCCATCGCACTGCAGACCCGCCAGCGCATCGCCGGGGTGGTGGAGAACATGGTCGACGGCCCGGTATTGAAGATGTTCGGCGAGGGCGGCGGCCGCAAGGTCTCCGAGAACCTGTCCCGCGCGGTCGGTGCCGACGTGCCGCTCCTGGGCCAGGTGCCGCTGGACCCCGACCTCGTCTCGGCCGGGGACTCAGGGATCCCGCTGGTGCTCAGCGCACCGGAGTCGCCGGCCGGCAGTGTCCTGCGCACGATCGCCGACGCGCTGGCAGGCCGCAAGCGCGGGCTGGCCGGGATGTCGCTGGGACTCGACCCCGCCGGCCGCTGA
- a CDS encoding suppressor of fused domain protein, which produces MTDILQAVRTHLMAHFAPDGSSEPDEAGVTFLGTDRMAILRFADPDDPVSHHVSLGCSRHPMVDPAQLVADPMRGPRAEVVVTLGGPSPVGLARSIAIVASTPAVEGLVLEPGALVDLETPLWQGAPFTAFLLGPSGVDDVVLPAPLSPVALLAAVPITPTEAAWVRLKGAEAMREAWDQDGVDVRDAHRRAVSPG; this is translated from the coding sequence GTGACCGACATCCTGCAGGCAGTCCGAACCCACCTGATGGCACACTTCGCGCCGGACGGCAGTTCGGAACCCGACGAAGCCGGCGTCACCTTCCTGGGTACCGACCGGATGGCGATCCTGCGCTTCGCCGACCCAGACGACCCGGTGTCACATCATGTTTCGCTCGGGTGCAGTCGTCATCCCATGGTGGACCCGGCGCAGCTGGTCGCCGATCCGATGCGTGGACCGCGCGCGGAGGTCGTCGTCACCCTGGGCGGTCCGTCGCCGGTGGGACTGGCGCGCTCGATCGCGATCGTGGCCTCCACGCCGGCGGTGGAGGGCCTGGTCCTGGAGCCCGGGGCGTTGGTCGACCTGGAGACCCCGCTGTGGCAGGGCGCGCCGTTCACCGCGTTCTTGTTGGGGCCGAGCGGCGTCGACGACGTCGTCCTGCCGGCTCCGTTGTCACCGGTGGCGTTGCTCGCCGCGGTGCCGATCACCCCGACCGAAGCGGCGTGGGTGAGGCTCAAGGGGGCCGAGGCGATGCGGGAGGCGTGGGACCAGGACGGCGTCGACGTCCGTGACGCCCATCGGCGCGCGGTCAGCCCGGGCTGA
- a CDS encoding glycine betaine ABC transporter substrate-binding protein: MWTSARRWLAALIAAAVLAGCGGPVPQPSIPVAATSGAESQLIAELYVAALRYYGNPAHVQASDDPLQQLDSGAATVAPGFTGQLLARFDPSATVRSDAQVYRKLLSALPEGIAAGDYTISADDKPAIAVTEQTVAGWPERDATTFARRCAGMTVGAVTSAQNPQRVGTCTVSDGPRFAAASTLFDALESGQVQGAWTTSAAPDVPSDVVVLSDKQALIRAENVVPLYRRNELTESQVLALNEIAGVLDTGSLADMRRQVAEGTDPGVVAGRWLDAHPLGVGH, translated from the coding sequence GTGTGGACTTCGGCGCGGCGATGGCTTGCCGCGCTGATCGCGGCCGCGGTGCTGGCGGGGTGCGGCGGGCCGGTGCCGCAACCGTCGATCCCGGTGGCTGCCACCTCCGGTGCGGAGTCGCAACTGATCGCCGAGCTCTATGTCGCCGCGCTGCGGTACTACGGCAACCCGGCACACGTGCAAGCCTCCGATGATCCGCTGCAGCAGCTGGACTCCGGTGCGGCGACCGTGGCGCCCGGATTCACCGGCCAACTGTTGGCGCGGTTCGACCCGTCCGCGACGGTGCGTTCCGATGCTCAGGTCTACCGAAAGTTGTTGTCGGCCTTGCCTGAGGGGATCGCGGCCGGGGACTACACCATTTCGGCCGACGACAAGCCGGCCATCGCGGTCACCGAGCAGACCGTTGCGGGCTGGCCCGAACGTGACGCCACGACGTTCGCGCGTCGCTGCGCGGGCATGACGGTCGGCGCGGTCACCTCGGCACAGAATCCGCAGCGGGTGGGCACCTGCACGGTGTCGGACGGACCTCGATTCGCCGCCGCGTCAACCCTGTTCGACGCACTGGAGTCCGGACAGGTACAGGGCGCGTGGACCACGTCGGCGGCCCCGGACGTGCCCTCGGATGTGGTGGTGCTCTCGGACAAGCAGGCGCTGATCCGCGCCGAGAATGTGGTTCCGCTGTATCGGCGCAACGAGTTGACCGAGTCTCAGGTGCTGGCGCTCAACGAGATCGCCGGCGTGCTCGACACCGGCTCGCTGGCCGACATGCGGCGCCAGGTTGCCGAGGGTACCGACCCGGGTGTGGTGGCCGGCCGGTGGCTCGACGCCCATCCGCTGGGGGTCGGGCACTAG